Genomic window (Streptomyces yatensis):
TCGCCGACGACGAGGAGCCCGCGCTGCAACGGTGAGCGCGGCGGCACGGACGAGATCCGGGACGGGCCCCAGGCCCGTCCCGGATTTTTTCATGGGCCCACGGCCGGCGCCCTTTGGTCCCGCGCCACGCGCCCGGGGTGGGGTCGGCGCATCGCGGTGTCCTGGCCCGACGGTGAGCCGCGCGGGGCCATGCCCGAAGGCCGCCGTCCCTTGTCCTGCGCCGCGCCGCCGGGGCGGGTCAGCGCACCGCGGTGTCATCCCCGGCGGTCAGCCGCGCGATCGGGGCGGGCGGGGCCGCGGCCGGAAGGTCGACCCGAAGCAGTGCGCCACCGCGTGCGGAGCGGGCGACGGTGGCCCGGCCGCCGTGGGCGTCGACGACCCGCTGCACGATCGACAGCCCCAGACCGGATCCCGGCAGCGCCCGGGCGCTGTCGGCACGGTAGAACCGGTCGAACACCCGCGGTACGTCGGCGGCGTCGATGCCCGGCCCGGCGTCGTCGACCTCGAGCACCGCCGCCGCGCCCTCGGCACGGAGCCGGACCTGGACCGGCTGGTCCGCGGGGGACCACTTGCCGGCGTTGTCGATGAGGTTGAGCACCGCCCGCTCGAGCGCAGCGGGACGCCCGCTCACCCACACGGAGGTCACGTCGAGCGCGACCTCGATGTCGGGCACGCGGGAACGCGCCCGAGTCGCGGCGGCCACCACCACGTCGGCGAGGTCGAGCACCTCGGTGCTCTCGTCGCTGACGTCACCGCGCGCCAGGTCGGTCAGCTCGGCGGCAAGGGTGCTCAACTCGGCCACCTGGGCGCCGAGATCCTTGAGCAGCCGGGTCCGGCTCTCCGCCGGCAGTGCGCTGTCCAGGGTGCCGCGACGATCGAGCCGGATCAGCAGCTCGACGTTGAGGCGCAGGCTGGTGAGCGGGGTCTTGAGCTCGTGGGCGGCGTCCTCGGCGAGCAGCCGCTGGGCCCGCCGGGAGTCCCGGAGCGCGGCGAGCATGTCGTTGATCGACTGGATCAGCCGCCGGATCTCCCCACCGCCCTCATCCGGGATGTCGGCGTCGAGATCCCGGGTGTGCGCGACACGTACCGCTGCGGCGGTCAGCCGGTCGATCGGTGCCAGCCCGGTCCGCGCCACGGTCCGCCCGACAAGGGCGCCACCGACCATGCAGAGCAGCCCGATCAGCAGCATGCCCAACCCGAACCGGTTGATCGGGCTGTCGTCGACGACGCGGGCCACCTGGACCGCGCCGTCGCCCGCCCGCAGCGTGTAGATGCGGTAGCCGTCCTCGTCGCTGTCGTTCGACTCCATCAGGTCGGCCGACGCGCCCTGCGCCACGCGCCCGGCGTGCTCGCTGACCGGGGGCAGCGCGGGTTGGCCGGCCGGCGTCCGGATCGAGCCATCGGGCAGGATGACCCGCACCAGCCGACCGGATCCGGGATACGGCGGTAGCTGGACCTGCGCCAGACCGGCGCGCTCCGCGGTCGTCGCCAGGACGCGGGAGTCGGCGCGCAGCTGATTCTCGGCGGTGTCCTCCAGCTCCCAGCCCAGCAGCTCGCTGGCCACCTGGAAGGCCACGAACACGCTGACCGCGATGGCCATCGCCGCGATCACCGTCAGCCTGGTCCGCAGGGACCGCCGGCGCCACCATCGGGTCAGCCGGCGCGGATCCCGACCGGCGGGCCTGCTCACGGAGGAGTCTCCCGCAACGTGTATCCCAGGCCGCGCAGCGTGTAGATCAATCGCGGCTCACCCTCGGCCTCCATCTTGCGGCGCAGATAGCTCACGTATACCTGGAGGTTGTTGGCGGTGGAGCTCATGCCGAAGCCCCAGATCGCCTCGAACAGCGCGTCGCGGGTCAAGACCCGGGTCGCGTTGCACATGAGGACCTGCAGGAGGGAGAACTCGGTCCGGGTCAGGCGCAGCGGCCGCCCGCCCCGCCACGCCTCGAACCTGTCGGGATCGAGCCGGACGTCGGCGAACGACAGGATCTGCGACTCCCCGCCGGTCGGCGTGCGCCGGCGCAACAGGGCCCGCACCCGGGCCAGCAACTCCTCGGTGGCGAACGGCTTGGGCAGGTAGTCGTCGGCGCCCGCGTCGAGCCCCGTGACCCGGTCGGAGACCTGGTCACGGGCGGTCAGCATCAGCACCGGCAGATCCCGACCCGCGGCCCGCAACCGCCGACAGGTCTCCAACCCGCCGAGGCGGGGCATCATCACGTCGAGGAGCAGCAGATCCAGCGTGTCACCGCCGGCCCCACCGACCCCGTCGAGCACGGCGAGACCGTTGGCGACGGTGCTGGTGTCGTAACCCTCGACCTGGAGCACCCGCTCCAGCGACTCACGGATGGACACGTCATCCTCCGCAATCATGATCCGCACGCCGGCCCTCCCCCTTCCAGTCGATGTTTTTGCCGCTCATTGTCCCCGGTCAACCTGAGGCCAGGATTAGAGCGTCGCTGGGTGCGAGACTCGACGTGCCCCGCGAACTTGCCCAGCACCTGGGCCGCCCGCTCTACGCCGAACGTCGCGCCCGCGGCACCCGCACCGGAAGCAGGGCGCTGACCTGCTACGGACAGGCGGCGCTGGGCCTGCGCTGGTTGCGGCAGAACACCGACGTCGACGCGCTGGCCCGCGATCACGGAATCTCCCGCGCCACCGGTTACCGCTACCTCGACGAGATCGTCACCGTGCTCGCCGATCAAGCCCCGGACTGCACGAGGCACTGGAACAAGCCAAGGGCGGAGGCCTGACCCACGTGATTCTCGACGGGAAGACCTTCGCTGCCGACCGCCTCGCGGAGAAGAACACCAGCGTCAAGGGCAAGCAGATCGATTGTGGTACTCCGGTACAGCGCATGAGCATGGCGGCAACATCCAGGTGCTGATGGCACCGAGCGGTTTCCCTTTGTGGGTCAGCGGTGTCGAACCCGGCTCGGTGCACGACCTGACCGCGGCCCGCGAGCACGTGCTGGGCGCCTTGTTTGTACTGGGCCGCCTCCCGACTCGACCTGCCCACCCTGGCCGACAGCGGCTGCGACGGCGCGGGCATCGGAGTGTTCACACCGGTCAAACGGCCCACCGACGGCCGGCCACTCGACGCGGACAACCGCACTTACAACGCACTGCTACGCGGCCTGCGCTGCCTCGGCGAACGCGGCTTCGCCCTGCTCCCCGGACGCTGGCGCGCTCTGCGGCACTTCACCACCAGTCCACGCAAGATCGGCGACATCGTCAAAGCCGCCCTCACGCTCACCCATTTCGAACATGCCGACTTACCTGAAACTCGTTGAGACCACCTCATTGGACGTCTGCCGCGCCTGTCGTCATTCGATCGTTTGCCGACAACGAAGGTCCGCACGGCCGCAGCTCCGCGGGCCCCTCCAGCACCCGGTGCCGGCGTACGAATTCCGGCTTCGGATCAGGCTGGTCGATCGGAGGTGTAGCGGGCGAGCATGGTCTCTACAGCCTGCTCGACGGCGTAGCGGATGTCAGAGGCTGCGGGGTTCCAGTCGGTCAGCAGCATGCGGGGCCACAGGACGTAGTTGGCGATCATCCCGAGGAACTGGTTGGCGGCGCTCTCGGAGTCCGGGGGGTCGGCGTCACCGGCCTCGTGCTCCGACTCCAGGTAGTGCTGGACTGAGGTGAAGTAGGGCAGCTTACCGAGCTGGAACTGCATCCGTCCCAGTTCCCAGGAATTTGAGCATGGAACGGAGCTCCTCAGCGACGGTGGATTCGTACAGAGCAGGAGGTGGAGGTAGGACTGCCACTCGGCCGAGATGTCCCGCACGGCGTTCTCGTCTCCCGCCTTCTGTGCGGCAATGAGCCTGTGGCGTGCGCCGTCCAGTTCTGTCAGCGTGTCTTTGGGCTTGCACTCACGAGCGGTGAAACGGGCGAAAGTTTCGCGCACATGATTCCAGGAGTCCGAGACCATGAGCCCGACCAGGGATGTGGATCCGGATTCCGCTAGGGCGACCAGCTCTTCCATCGATATCCTCCAGGTATGCCCTGCATCGTCGTGCCCATGGGTGGGGGGATGCCGGCAAAGCAACACTCTCAGGGCCCGGAACTGTCACCCGTTGCGCTGTCCATGTCGAAGTCTTCGTCGAGTGGGGTTGTGGGCGCGTCGAAGCGACGTAACAGTTCTTCCGCCGTTTCGTTGCGACCTTGGGTGACGAGGATTTCGGCGATCTGCCGGGTGAGGATTCCGCGCCGGACATCGCCGGCATCCAGCCCCATGCCCTGAAGGAACGCGTCGAAGTGGTCTGCCGTGGAGCCTGTCTGTCCCAGTGGCTGGCCGTCTGTCCCAAGGCTGTCTGTCGGATCCGGTTCCGTGTCTTCGGCTTTCGGCGGTGACAGTAGATGCAGGAGGCGCTCGGGAACGTCGGTGTCATTGGCCGCTGAGGTCAGCTGGGCGAGGAGGCCAAGGTCCTCCACGGCCTTGTGCACCTGATCGTCGTTCTTGGCCAGCCACCACACGACGGCGCTGCCGG
Coding sequences:
- a CDS encoding response regulator transcription factor; its protein translation is MRIMIAEDDVSIRESLERVLQVEGYDTSTVANGLAVLDGVGGAGGDTLDLLLLDVMMPRLGGLETCRRLRAAGRDLPVLMLTARDQVSDRVTGLDAGADDYLPKPFATEELLARVRALLRRRTPTGGESQILSFADVRLDPDRFEAWRGGRPLRLTRTEFSLLQVLMCNATRVLTRDALFEAIWGFGMSSTANNLQVYVSYLRRKMEAEGEPRLIYTLRGLGYTLRETPP
- a CDS encoding HAMP domain-containing sensor histidine kinase, which codes for MSRPAGRDPRRLTRWWRRRSLRTRLTVIAAMAIAVSVFVAFQVASELLGWELEDTAENQLRADSRVLATTAERAGLAQVQLPPYPGSGRLVRVILPDGSIRTPAGQPALPPVSEHAGRVAQGASADLMESNDSDEDGYRIYTLRAGDGAVQVARVVDDSPINRFGLGMLLIGLLCMVGGALVGRTVARTGLAPIDRLTAAAVRVAHTRDLDADIPDEGGGEIRRLIQSINDMLAALRDSRRAQRLLAEDAAHELKTPLTSLRLNVELLIRLDRRGTLDSALPAESRTRLLKDLGAQVAELSTLAAELTDLARGDVSDESTEVLDLADVVVAAATRARSRVPDIEVALDVTSVWVSGRPAALERAVLNLIDNAGKWSPADQPVQVRLRAEGAAAVLEVDDAGPGIDAADVPRVFDRFYRADSARALPGSGLGLSIVQRVVDAHGGRATVARSARGGALLRVDLPAAAPPAPIARLTAGDDTAVR
- a CDS encoding TetR/AcrR family transcriptional regulator C-terminal domain-containing protein; this encodes MEELVALAESGSTSLVGLMVSDSWNHVRETFARFTARECKPKDTLTELDGARHRLIAAQKAGDENAVRDISAEWQSYLHLLLCTNPPSLRSSVPCSNSWELGRMQFQLGKLPYFTSVQHYLESEHEAGDADPPDSESAANQFLGMIANYVLWPRMLLTDWNPAASDIRYAVEQAVETMLARYTSDRPA